A genomic window from Coccinella septempunctata chromosome 9, icCocSept1.1, whole genome shotgun sequence includes:
- the LOC123320761 gene encoding uncharacterized protein LOC123320761 produces MGFFEDMRNIHGQQLVVNLKEYNNNLHKISNLKNRRIFLLRCREQMITPTHLQGCIKRLDSMIEFKDARTGQQVKEFNSKLGRKILTFQIDITIKNLRFLDSRQSVLDNSISDILSEHTWNEFKRKTTSKVNRAFHRNKEANRRKFESLESTQRKTIVTQDKWLKNLTGLQLPSEVKTFLSLGPKFSLVPQIRDIPIIELLATVETYNTSRNNNECNIIRAKVTNVITNHLQQSKSTGLPYITRLENSTKRFLREHPDIIVTQSDKGGVTVLMEKEKYINLANQQLGDQEYYQQISKDPTSTIEQKLNKKVSELKQKNYITPEEAKELMTYDGLCPKYYGLVKIHKPELSLRPIISSIGSPTTRISQFLKDILYRAYNFNNTYYIKDSFDFTQSINNFKVPPGYRIVSLDVVSLFTNITIETTKKAIEYNWQRIEQQCQIPKKEFMELIELVFSSIYFAFDGKFYRQCIGTPMGSKLSQIIADYVIDELLDECIPQLTFIIPFCKKYVDDLILMIPEGKQDEILNVFNSFHPKIQFTIEEESNNCVPFLDTKVIREDETIKTDWHRKTTASGRYIHYTSYHPMKMKINLILNLKTRITTISHPTYLDKNLKTLAELMEQNGYPRSLVRRLVFNTPNHHMHEQQMENTNNERPPREPPREENQNRKKIIILPHIEGLTHKITKLLSDDNTFIAKYNVKTSKYLYSKLKDTTPKERRPNVVYKIPCNNCSGVYIGETKRTMNKRITSHKSDSRRNIQACALAQHENTTGHHMKFSDLEILDTETNSWKRKFIEMIRITQEPNAINHKKDIDNLSAIYANLVEIDKMSRNRNPIQMDTDTDRRT; encoded by the coding sequence ATGGGTTTCTTTGAAGACATGAGGAATATCCACGGCCAACAGCTAGTAGTGAACCTAAAGGAATATAACAACAACCTACACAAaatttctaatttgaaaaacaggaGGATCTTTCTTTTACGCTGCAGAGAACAGATGATCACCCCCACACACCTACAAGGTTGCATCAAAAGACTGGACTCTATGATAGAATTCAAGGATGCCCGAACCGGACAACAGGTCAAAGAATTCAACAGCAAGTTAGGACGTAAAATACTCACATTTCAGATCGATATTACTATAAAAAACTTGAGATTCTTGGATAGTAGACAATCTGTGCTggataattcaatttcagacatTTTATCTGAGCACACTTGGAACGAATTCAAGAGAAAAACCACTAGTAAAGTTAATAGAGCTTTCCATCGCAATAAGGAAGCCAACAGGAGAAAATTTGAAAGCCTAGAAAGTACACAGAGAAAGACCATTGTGACACAAGATAAATGGTTGAAGAATCTCACCGGACTCCAACTACCCAGTGAAGTAAAAACCTTTTTGTCTTTGGGTCCGAAGTTCTCACTTGTACCACAAATCAGGGACATACCAATTATCGAACTTCTAGCAACAGTAGAAACCTACAACACCAGCAGGAACAATAACGAGTGCAACATCATAAGAGCCAAAGTAACCAACGTTATCACAAACCACCTACAACAATCGAAATCCACAGGATTACCCTACATTACTCGAttggaaaattcaacaaaacgcTTTCTTAGAGAACACCCAGACATCATAGTCACTCAATCAGACAAGGGTGGAGTTACCGTACTGATGGAGAAAGAAAAATACATAAACCTAGCAAACCAACAACTCGGAGACCAAGAGTACTACCAGCAAATTTCTAAAGATCCTACGAGTACAATCGAACAAAAATTAAACAAGAAAGTCAGCGAGTTGAAACAAAAGAACTACATCACCCCTGAAGAAGCAAAAGAGTTGATGACCTACGACGGCTTATGCCCCAAATATTATGGCTTAGTCAAAATTCACAAACCTGAGCTATCCCTGAGACCAATTATTTCATCGATTGGCAGCCCAACAACCAGGATATCACAATTCCTGAAAGATATTCTCTATAGAGCATACAATTTCAACAATACATACTACATTAAGGACTCATTCGACTTCACACAGTCTATTAACAATTTCAAAGTACCACCAGGTTATAGGATTGTAAGCCTAGACGTCGTATCACTTTTCACCAATATTACGATCGAAACAACAAAAAAGGCCATCGAATATAACTGGCAAAGAATAGAACAACAGTGTCAAATTCCAAAGAAAGAATTTATGGAGCTGATCGAGTTAGTGTTTAGTTCAATATATTTTGCATTTGATGGAAAATTCTACAGGCAGTGCATAGGTACACCAATGGGCTCAAAATTATCACAAATAATAGCTGACTATGTCATAGATGAACTTCTAGATGAGTGTATACCCCAGTTGACGTTCATAATACCTTTTTGCAAAAAATACGTCGACGACCTCATCCTCATGATACCCGAAGGAAAACAAGATGAGATCCTCAACGTTTTCAACAGTTTCCATCCAAAGATTCAATTTACCATTGAAGAAGAATCCAATAACTGTGTTCCATTCTTGGACACAAAAGTGATCAGAGAAGATGAAACAATTAAAACCGATTGGCACAGAAAGACAACAGCTTCAGGCAGATATATACATTACACCTCATACCACCCgatgaaaatgaagattaaCCTTATCCTAAACCTGAAGACCAGGATCACAACGATCTCACACCCGACATACCTTGACAAAAACCTGAAGACCTTGGCAGAGTTGATGGAACAGAATGGTTACCCCAGATCCTTGGTAAGAAGATTAGTCTTCAACACCCCCAACCATCACATGCATGAAcaacaaatggaaaatacaaataacGAGCGACCACCAAGAGAACCACCAAGAGAAGAAAATCAAAACAGAAAAAAGATAATAATACTACCCCATATAGAAGGATTAACACACAAGATAACAAAACTATTGAGCGACGACAATACCTTCATAGCAAAATACAATGTAAAAACATCTAAATACCTGTACAGTAAACTCAAAGATACAACACCCAAAGAGAGAAGACCCAACGTTGTCTACAAGATACCGTGCAACAATTGCAGCGGAGTATACATCGGAGAAACGAAGAGAACGATGAATAAAAGGATCACATCACACAAGAGTGATTCTAGAAGGAACATCCAAGCCTGCGCACTAGCTCAACACGAAAACACGACTGGACACCACATGAAATTTTCTGACTTAGAGATCCTAGATACAGAAACTAACAGTTGGAAGAGAAAATTTATAGAGATGATCAGGATAACCCAAGAACCTAACGCAATCAACCACAAAAAAGACATTGATAACCTCAGCGCAATTTATGCGAACCTAGTCGAGATAGACAAAATGTCCAGAAACAGAAACCCCATACAGATGGATACAGATACGGATAGAAGAACCTAG